From Enterococcus mundtii, the proteins below share one genomic window:
- a CDS encoding NAD(P)/FAD-dependent oxidoreductase, with product MEIYDITIIGAGPVGMFAAFYAGMRQAKTNIIDSLPQLGGQLTTLYPEKYIYDIPGYPAIKAVDLVNNLKKQLTTFNHTFHLNEEVLSLSREDEIIEITTTKGIHYSKAVILTLGSGSFQPRKLNLEHADLYENHGLDYFVNDLMKYAGKKVAIAGGGDSAIDWALMLEPIASEVYLIHRRDAFRAHEHSVNQLNQSSVNVLTPYLIERLSGSNGELSDIRLKKAKTDETIDLMVDSLIVNYGFTSNLEHLSSWGLESSRNAITVHSDMSTSIPGVYAAGDICSYEGKVKLIATGFGEAPTAVNNALHFINPKERTQPGHSTSLYDKTFGPK from the coding sequence ATGGAAATTTACGATATTACAATTATTGGCGCAGGGCCGGTTGGCATGTTTGCAGCTTTTTATGCTGGTATGCGCCAAGCGAAAACCAATATTATTGATAGTTTGCCTCAACTTGGCGGACAGTTAACTACCTTATACCCTGAAAAATATATTTATGACATTCCTGGTTATCCAGCAATCAAAGCGGTTGATCTTGTTAATAATTTAAAGAAACAATTGACCACTTTTAATCATACATTTCATTTAAATGAAGAAGTTCTCTCACTTTCCAGAGAAGACGAGATCATCGAGATCACTACTACGAAAGGTATCCATTATTCAAAAGCTGTGATTCTGACGCTAGGAAGTGGTTCTTTCCAACCAAGAAAGCTGAATTTAGAACATGCTGACCTATACGAAAACCACGGGTTAGATTATTTCGTGAACGACTTGATGAAATATGCAGGAAAGAAAGTTGCCATTGCTGGCGGTGGGGATTCAGCAATCGACTGGGCACTGATGCTTGAACCTATTGCGAGCGAAGTTTATTTGATTCATCGTCGAGACGCATTTAGGGCTCATGAACATAGCGTAAATCAGTTGAATCAATCCTCTGTAAATGTATTAACGCCTTATTTGATTGAGCGTTTATCTGGTTCAAATGGAGAGTTGTCAGACATTCGTCTAAAAAAAGCTAAGACGGATGAAACGATTGATCTCATGGTTGATTCATTGATCGTCAATTATGGGTTCACTTCTAACTTAGAGCATTTGTCTTCTTGGGGACTTGAAAGTTCCAGAAATGCGATCACCGTCCACTCTGATATGTCAACTTCAATTCCTGGTGTTTATGCTGCTGGCGACATTTGTAGCTATGAAGGAAAAGTGAAATTGATTGCCACGGGATTCGGAGAGGCACCGACTGCTGTCAATAACGCGTTACATTTCATCAATCCAAAAGAACGTACGCAGCCTGGTCATAGTACAAGTCTTTATGATAAAACATTTGGACCAAAATAA
- a CDS encoding SLC13 family permease: protein MIKRITSNAKEDGVLTLSFLLAIGTMFIIPPNFNYFSYIDFHTLILLFCLMLIVEGIRQQQFFDYLGNYLITQTKNTRGIILILVFLTFISSMLITNDVALIIFVPFGLLIVERIGMRTLIPLVITLMTIAGNLGSMFTPIGNPQNLYLFAQSQLKLLEFLQLMLPYTLAAAILLVMLIYGRIKNNTIDLANTEEIMLKRTQLIFYFGLFLTCLLAVSGIIPHYVVLVLVSVSILGNNRRLFKQIDYSLLFTFVFLFIFIGNIKQVDVVQAFFEKSVAHHEVSASIFASQLISNVPAALLLSSYTENIKGLIIGTNLGGLGTLIASMASLISYKLVIKQYPEWRKKYLFVFAFYNIVFLIFLWLIFTVYQ from the coding sequence ATGATTAAAAGAATAACAAGCAATGCAAAAGAAGACGGAGTATTGACGCTGTCTTTTCTATTAGCAATAGGTACCATGTTCATCATCCCGCCAAACTTCAATTATTTTTCTTATATCGATTTTCACACATTGATTCTTCTTTTTTGTTTGATGCTGATTGTAGAAGGGATACGGCAACAACAGTTTTTCGATTATCTAGGCAATTATTTGATCACCCAGACAAAAAATACGAGAGGGATCATTTTGATTTTAGTGTTTCTCACGTTTATCAGTAGTATGCTGATTACGAATGATGTGGCACTGATCATCTTTGTACCATTTGGTCTATTGATAGTAGAAAGGATCGGCATGCGAACATTGATTCCTCTCGTCATAACTTTGATGACGATTGCGGGTAATCTAGGAAGTATGTTCACTCCGATCGGTAATCCACAAAATCTTTATTTATTCGCACAGTCACAATTAAAACTGCTCGAATTTTTACAGTTGATGCTTCCATATACACTAGCTGCTGCCATATTATTGGTGATGTTGATCTATGGAAGAATCAAAAATAATACCATCGATCTGGCGAATACAGAAGAGATAATGTTAAAGCGAACACAACTCATTTTTTATTTTGGTCTATTTTTAACATGCCTTCTAGCTGTAAGTGGTATCATCCCTCATTATGTCGTATTGGTCTTAGTGAGTGTCAGTATCCTAGGCAATAATCGTCGCCTCTTTAAACAAATCGATTACTCCTTATTATTTACGTTTGTTTTTCTTTTTATATTTATCGGGAATATCAAACAAGTAGATGTTGTCCAAGCCTTTTTTGAAAAAAGTGTGGCGCATCATGAAGTTAGTGCAAGCATTTTTGCAAGTCAATTGATTAGTAATGTTCCTGCGGCGCTCCTATTATCAAGTTATACAGAAAATATCAAGGGTTTGATCATTGGGACGAACTTGGGAGGATTAGGGACATTGATTGCTTCAATGGCAAGTTTGATCTCTTACAAATTAGTCATCAAGCAATATCCGGAATGGAGAAAAAAGTATTTATTCGTCTTTGCATTCTACAACATCGTTTTTTTGATTTTCTTGTGGCTCATCTTTACCGTATATCAATAG
- a CDS encoding peptidylprolyl isomerase, with protein sequence MAFPQLDLMNEKGPKALIKTNRGDITVKLFPELAPKTVQNFVELAKKGYYDGVIFHRVIPDFMIQGGDPTGTGMGGESIYGESFEDEFSRELFNLRGALSMANSGPNTNGSQFFIVNNTNVPENMLSQLEGAGFPNEIIEAYKNGGTPWLDFRHTVFGHVLEGMDTVDDIANAQRGPQDRPVHDVVIETIEISE encoded by the coding sequence ATGGCATTTCCACAACTTGATCTTATGAATGAAAAGGGGCCTAAAGCTCTTATAAAAACGAACCGCGGAGATATTACAGTAAAACTATTTCCTGAGTTAGCACCTAAAACAGTCCAAAACTTTGTTGAATTAGCAAAAAAAGGGTACTATGATGGTGTGATTTTTCATCGTGTGATCCCTGATTTCATGATTCAAGGAGGCGACCCAACCGGTACAGGCATGGGAGGCGAAAGCATTTACGGAGAAAGTTTTGAAGATGAGTTCAGCCGCGAATTGTTCAATCTACGTGGCGCACTATCAATGGCTAACTCTGGTCCAAATACAAATGGCAGCCAGTTCTTTATCGTCAACAACACAAATGTGCCAGAAAACATGCTTAGTCAGTTAGAAGGAGCAGGATTCCCTAACGAAATCATTGAAGCGTATAAAAATGGTGGAACACCATGGCTTGATTTCCGTCATACAGTGTTTGGCCATGTACTTGAAGGAATGGATACAGTCGATGATATCGCAAATGCGCAACGTGGACCACAAGATCGTCCAGTACATGATGTAGTGATCGAAACGATTGAGATTTCTGAATAA
- a CDS encoding MalY/PatB family protein yields MEQFDEIVSRLNTDSVKWDAISQTYRRNDLLPLWVADMDFPAPHGVTTAFQNYLQKGIFGYSTVPDSLYRSVIDWEERRHHVTLTKDHILFTSGVLASLSLAIQAFTAPGDAVLIHDPVYPPFGAIVESNERQLIRSPLNKTADHFEMDLQDMEEKIVSNKIKAMILCNPHNPGGRVWTKEELKQLSELCLTYDVFLFSDEIHQDIVFSGHDFTSMQTIDPALSRLLITFTSATKTFNLAAIKNSMVFIKDHDLKSRFTKQLEKNQHQGINTFGLLGTQAAYETGEEWLNELLVYLEENVLEVITFFTKHLPDVKVMKPEGTYLIWLDFSAYTDDDRLLEKKLIEKGRVVLNPGISFGPSGHCHMRLNVACPRSVLKEGLLRIQRAFS; encoded by the coding sequence ATGGAACAATTTGATGAAATAGTTTCAAGACTAAACACAGATAGCGTAAAATGGGATGCCATCTCACAAACTTATCGTAGGAATGATCTTTTACCTTTATGGGTAGCGGATATGGATTTTCCTGCACCTCATGGAGTAACAACAGCTTTTCAAAACTATCTGCAAAAAGGCATTTTTGGTTATTCAACCGTACCGGACAGTCTCTACCGATCAGTGATCGACTGGGAAGAAAGGCGCCATCATGTGACCCTAACTAAAGACCACATCCTTTTCACTAGTGGGGTCTTAGCTAGTCTCTCATTGGCGATTCAAGCATTTACAGCTCCAGGTGATGCAGTGTTGATTCATGATCCAGTTTATCCGCCATTTGGTGCAATTGTTGAAAGTAATGAGCGTCAATTGATTCGCAGTCCTTTAAATAAAACAGCCGATCATTTTGAAATGGACCTTCAAGATATGGAAGAAAAAATCGTCTCAAACAAGATAAAAGCAATGATTCTATGTAATCCGCATAATCCAGGTGGTCGTGTTTGGACCAAAGAAGAGCTCAAACAGTTAAGTGAACTCTGCTTAACATACGACGTCTTCTTATTTAGTGATGAGATCCATCAAGATATCGTCTTTTCCGGACATGACTTCACCTCGATGCAAACAATTGATCCTGCTCTTTCTCGATTATTGATCACATTCACTTCAGCAACTAAGACATTTAATCTAGCTGCAATAAAAAATTCAATGGTCTTCATTAAAGATCATGATTTAAAAAGTCGCTTTACGAAACAATTAGAAAAAAATCAACATCAAGGAATCAATACTTTCGGACTGCTAGGCACTCAAGCGGCTTACGAAACTGGTGAGGAATGGTTAAATGAGTTATTAGTTTATCTGGAAGAAAATGTCCTAGAAGTCATTACCTTCTTTACTAAGCATCTCCCTGATGTCAAAGTGATGAAACCAGAAGGAACGTACCTTATATGGCTTGATTTTTCTGCCTATACGGACGATGACCGGCTACTTGAAAAGAAGCTGATTGAAAAAGGCAGAGTCGTCTTGAATCCTGGGATCAGTTTTGGACCAAGCGGTCATTGCCATATGCGTTTGAATGTCGCTTGTCCAAGATCAGTATTAAAAGAAGGGCTTTTACGTATCCAACGTGCTTTCAGTTAG
- a CDS encoding CvfD/Ygs/GSP13 family RNA-binding post-transcriptional regulator, with protein MTYKIGEIIKGKITGIQPYGAFVSLDEETQGLIHVSEVQSGYTKSIHTLLKVGQPVTVQIIDIDEYSNKISLSLRTLEKKVPSIPYRRKRYFTNKNKKIGFATIEKQLPIWIKEALIQLDKKESRK; from the coding sequence ATGACTTATAAAATAGGCGAAATAATCAAAGGGAAAATTACTGGAATACAACCATATGGAGCGTTCGTTTCATTAGATGAAGAGACACAAGGGTTGATCCACGTATCAGAAGTGCAATCTGGTTATACGAAAAGTATTCATACATTATTGAAGGTGGGGCAACCGGTGACTGTACAAATCATTGATATTGATGAGTATTCGAATAAAATCAGTCTGTCGTTACGTACCTTAGAAAAGAAAGTACCATCGATCCCATACCGAAGAAAACGATACTTCACTAATAAAAATAAAAAAATCGGGTTTGCAACGATTGAAAAACAGTTACCTATATGGATCAAGGAAGCATTGATCCAATTAGATAAAAAAGAATCAAGGAAATAA
- a CDS encoding aminopeptidase C, with amino-acid sequence MNAITPDMTKKFADQFQTNKKQQALQNAVVKNGITASAENIASHTKNTPVFSVDLATGKVSNQKQSGRCWMFAALNTFRHKLLNQFHLKEFELSQNYTFFWDKYEKANYFYENILATGNEALDSRKVAFLLAVPQQDGGQWDMIVSLFQKYGVVPKSVMPESANSSNSRDLNNYLNKLLRKDAVKLRQLVAEGKTNEEIQVEKEKMLAGIYQFLTTSLGTPPTEFDFEYRDEEKNYHIDQQLTPQMFYDKYIGVNLDDYVSIINAPTADKPYDRSYTVEMLGNVVGGKEVKYLNVDMTTFKNLAIAQLEQGESVWFGCDVGQSSTRDSGIMATDVYEMDELFDLDFSMTKAERLDHGESLMTHAMVLTGVDLVDGKSTKWKVENSWGEKVGDKGFFVMSDEWMDEYTYQIVVRKDLLTEEQLAAFNAEPILLAPWDPMGALA; translated from the coding sequence ATGAACGCGATTACACCAGATATGACAAAAAAATTTGCCGATCAATTTCAAACGAATAAAAAGCAACAAGCTTTACAAAATGCTGTTGTAAAAAATGGGATCACAGCTTCAGCAGAAAATATTGCTTCACATACAAAAAACACACCGGTATTTTCTGTAGATCTAGCGACTGGGAAAGTCTCAAACCAAAAACAATCTGGCCGTTGCTGGATGTTTGCGGCGTTGAATACATTCCGTCACAAATTGTTGAATCAATTCCACTTAAAAGAATTTGAATTATCACAAAATTATACTTTCTTTTGGGATAAATATGAGAAAGCAAACTATTTTTATGAAAATATTCTTGCAACTGGTAATGAAGCATTAGACAGTCGTAAAGTCGCTTTTTTACTAGCTGTTCCCCAACAAGATGGTGGACAATGGGATATGATCGTATCATTATTCCAAAAATATGGTGTCGTACCAAAATCAGTGATGCCAGAAAGCGCGAATAGCTCAAATTCTCGTGATTTGAATAACTACTTAAACAAATTATTGCGTAAAGACGCCGTTAAACTACGCCAATTAGTGGCAGAAGGAAAAACAAATGAAGAGATCCAAGTAGAAAAAGAAAAGATGTTAGCTGGGATCTATCAATTTCTAACAACTTCTTTAGGTACGCCACCAACTGAATTTGATTTTGAGTACCGAGATGAAGAAAAAAATTACCATATCGATCAACAATTGACTCCACAAATGTTTTACGATAAATATATTGGTGTAAATTTGGATGATTATGTAAGTATCATCAATGCACCGACGGCAGACAAGCCTTACGATCGCTCTTATACGGTCGAAATGTTAGGGAATGTTGTGGGAGGAAAAGAAGTCAAATATCTTAATGTCGATATGACAACGTTCAAAAATTTAGCGATTGCTCAATTGGAACAAGGAGAATCTGTGTGGTTTGGGTGTGATGTTGGTCAATCTTCTACAAGAGATAGTGGCATCATGGCAACAGATGTTTATGAGATGGATGAATTATTTGATTTAGATTTTTCTATGACTAAAGCGGAACGTTTAGATCATGGAGAAAGCTTGATGACTCACGCGATGGTCTTGACTGGTGTCGATTTAGTTGATGGAAAATCAACTAAATGGAAAGTCGAAAACAGCTGGGGAGAAAAAGTCGGAGATAAAGGGTTCTTTGTGATGAGTGATGAGTGGATGGATGAATATACGTATCAAATCGTTGTCCGCAAAGATTTATTGACGGAAGAACAGCTAGCCGCATTTAATGCTGAACCAATTTTATTAGCTCCTTGGGACCCAATGGGGGCATTAGCTTAA
- a CDS encoding fructosamine kinase family protein, with protein sequence MDIQEVLTEIRLSGKVIPITGGDVNQNYRIEEQQKSYFLKIHPHVTKRFFEAEVDGLKELAPHVRVPETYMLGETNEGAYLLMEWIEPGKGDPRELAKDLVKIHRSTAPQFGFRKDNYLGSLPQLNTFEEDWWTFFFKNRLEAQIDIAEKNNRWNETREKEYQRLKKELLNRDDHRKITPSLLHGDLWSGNVFYDRQGRPVFIDPAVSYGNREQDIAMSQLFGGFRPEFLEAYQESWPLEEGWESRLPLYQLYYLLAHLNMFGESYGTQVDHILMKK encoded by the coding sequence ATGGATATCCAAGAAGTGTTAACAGAGATTCGTTTGAGTGGTAAGGTGATACCGATTACTGGGGGAGATGTGAATCAAAACTATCGAATTGAAGAACAGCAAAAATCCTATTTTCTAAAAATCCATCCTCATGTGACCAAACGCTTTTTTGAAGCAGAAGTGGATGGTCTGAAAGAGCTTGCACCACATGTACGAGTACCTGAAACTTATATGTTAGGCGAAACAAATGAAGGTGCCTATCTATTGATGGAATGGATCGAACCAGGGAAAGGTGATCCTCGAGAACTGGCAAAAGACTTAGTAAAAATCCATCGTTCAACTGCACCACAGTTTGGTTTTCGCAAGGACAATTATCTAGGCAGTTTACCACAGCTCAATACATTTGAAGAAGATTGGTGGACCTTCTTTTTCAAAAATCGCTTGGAGGCTCAAATCGACATAGCGGAGAAAAACAATCGATGGAATGAAACACGTGAAAAAGAGTATCAGCGGTTAAAAAAGGAACTACTAAATCGTGACGATCATCGGAAGATTACGCCTAGCCTCTTGCATGGAGATTTATGGAGTGGTAATGTTTTCTATGATAGGCAAGGAAGACCAGTGTTTATCGATCCGGCAGTTTCTTATGGGAATCGCGAACAAGATATTGCGATGAGTCAGTTGTTCGGTGGCTTTCGTCCTGAATTCCTGGAAGCTTACCAAGAAAGCTGGCCATTGGAAGAGGGCTGGGAGAGTCGTTTGCCACTCTATCAACTCTATTACTTGTTGGCGCATCTCAATATGTTTGGAGAGAGTTATGGGACACAGGTCGATCATATATTAATGAAGAAGTAA
- a CDS encoding acyl-ACP thioesterase domain-containing protein, protein MAQKYTKKHEVSYYECDINKTMTFPSMLGVVIKTSEEQSDHLGRGTDFVSSFGLTWVITNYSMKINRLPHVGETIDVTTQAMQYNKFFCYRNFWIHDEEGNELVEIESVFVLMDLVNRKMSSVNEEIIAPFESEKIKKIKRQEKIEPIESGLMLPYRVRFYDIDSNQHVNNAMYFNWIIDVLGYDFLTTHTPKHVLIRFDKEVEYGNEIESHYEQTVSGTEVKTRHEIRMQEQLYCAANISWEKNAETK, encoded by the coding sequence TTGGCACAAAAATATACAAAAAAACATGAAGTATCTTATTATGAATGTGATATCAACAAAACAATGACTTTTCCGTCCATGCTGGGTGTAGTCATCAAGACTTCGGAAGAACAAAGTGATCATTTAGGTCGAGGAACCGACTTTGTCAGTAGCTTTGGCTTGACTTGGGTAATCACGAACTATTCGATGAAAATCAATCGCTTGCCTCATGTAGGTGAAACAATCGATGTTACCACACAAGCGATGCAGTATAATAAATTCTTTTGCTATCGTAATTTTTGGATTCATGATGAGGAAGGAAATGAATTAGTTGAAATCGAATCAGTATTTGTTTTGATGGATCTAGTGAACCGTAAGATGAGTAGTGTGAATGAAGAAATCATTGCACCTTTTGAAAGTGAAAAAATCAAGAAAATCAAACGACAAGAAAAAATCGAGCCAATCGAATCTGGCTTGATGTTGCCATATCGTGTTCGATTTTATGATATTGACAGCAATCAACATGTGAACAATGCGATGTATTTCAACTGGATCATTGATGTTTTAGGTTACGATTTTTTGACAACACATACACCTAAACATGTGTTGATCCGTTTTGATAAAGAGGTTGAATATGGCAATGAGATCGAGAGTCATTATGAACAAACGGTTTCTGGAACAGAAGTAAAAACGAGACATGAGATCAGAATGCAAGAGCAACTTTATTGTGCAGCAAATATCTCATGGGAGAAAAATGCAGAAACAAAATAA
- a CDS encoding asparaginase codes for MKKILILHTGGTIAMKENSLTGGVSPDVANPLLDAEVTIPENVDLIMEDIFNLPSPHIMPKHMLQLKERINQAVLSDIQGVVITHGTDTLEETAFFLDSTIGDKLPIVLTGAMRSSNELGSDGLYNFESAIRVASCEEAKDKGVLVVMNDEIHSARYVTKTHTTNVATFRTPTLGPIGLITKNRILFMQELLEAQRLDIASVKGTIPIVKAYAGMQGDLLEALAHSKVDGLVIEALGAGNLPPQALTALKKLLIQKIPVVLVSRCFNGIAEPVYDYEGGGKELASMGVIFCNSINSQKARIKLLIAINGGLSEEQLIKFMTQ; via the coding sequence ATGAAAAAAATTCTTATCTTACACACAGGCGGCACGATCGCCATGAAAGAAAATTCTTTAACAGGTGGCGTAAGTCCAGATGTGGCTAACCCACTATTAGATGCAGAAGTAACGATTCCAGAAAATGTTGATTTGATCATGGAAGATATCTTTAATCTTCCTTCCCCGCACATCATGCCTAAACATATGTTACAACTTAAAGAAAGAATCAATCAAGCCGTTCTTTCTGACATCCAAGGTGTCGTGATCACCCATGGGACAGATACGTTGGAAGAAACAGCATTTTTTCTAGACTCAACGATTGGCGATAAATTACCGATCGTCTTAACAGGAGCGATGCGTTCAAGTAATGAGTTAGGTAGCGATGGTCTATATAATTTTGAAAGTGCGATTCGAGTAGCAAGTTGTGAGGAAGCAAAAGACAAAGGTGTTTTAGTCGTGATGAACGATGAGATCCACTCAGCACGCTATGTCACTAAAACCCACACGACTAATGTCGCTACTTTTCGTACTCCTACGTTAGGACCAATCGGTTTGATCACTAAAAATCGTATATTGTTTATGCAAGAATTACTTGAAGCGCAAAGACTAGATATCGCATCAGTCAAAGGAACGATCCCAATCGTCAAAGCCTATGCGGGTATGCAAGGTGATTTATTAGAAGCACTTGCCCATTCGAAAGTCGACGGTCTGGTCATTGAAGCTTTAGGCGCTGGGAACCTCCCTCCGCAGGCATTAACAGCATTAAAGAAACTCTTGATCCAAAAAATACCAGTAGTCTTGGTTTCTCGTTGTTTCAACGGAATCGCTGAACCCGTCTATGATTACGAGGGTGGCGGAAAAGAACTCGCAAGTATGGGCGTTATTTTTTGTAATAGTATCAATAGCCAAAAAGCTAGAATAAAACTTTTGATTGCCATTAACGGTGGCTTGTCAGAAGAACAGTTGATCAAATTTATGACACAATGA
- a CDS encoding DUF72 domain-containing protein produces MIKIGLTSFKEHDKLTGKKNNTLYDYASVLSLVELDTAYYGIPRKSSVEKWVNEVPASFRFVIKAYQGISGQGDWQKYYQSEEEMIEHFLDVMAPMSESGKLFCFLVQFPASFKCTKENVAYLRKLRKWFNGYPVAIELRDYSWYSDQFLSRTRQFMTRAMFSLAIIDEPQLLNTTIPFDPYVTNTDFTLFRFHGRNEQGWQANDQDWRKKRTLYRYFEEELQELAAAIKKVDGSTKYVGVIFNNNSGGDAAENALALQKILGIEPDELNPKQIDLF; encoded by the coding sequence GTGATCAAAATTGGCTTGACTTCATTTAAAGAACATGACAAATTAACAGGAAAAAAGAATAATACTCTTTACGATTATGCGAGTGTCCTTTCATTAGTCGAATTAGATACCGCCTATTATGGTATCCCAAGAAAGTCATCTGTGGAGAAGTGGGTGAATGAAGTACCGGCATCTTTTCGTTTTGTGATAAAAGCCTATCAAGGAATCAGTGGTCAAGGTGACTGGCAAAAGTATTATCAATCTGAAGAAGAGATGATTGAACACTTTTTGGATGTGATGGCACCGATGAGCGAGTCAGGAAAACTCTTTTGTTTTTTAGTTCAATTCCCTGCTTCATTTAAATGCACCAAAGAAAATGTCGCCTATTTAAGAAAACTAAGAAAATGGTTCAATGGCTATCCGGTAGCTATTGAGTTACGTGACTATTCTTGGTATAGCGACCAATTTCTGTCACGCACGAGACAGTTTATGACTCGTGCAATGTTTTCCTTAGCAATCATTGATGAACCACAATTACTGAATACGACGATTCCTTTCGATCCTTATGTGACAAATACGGATTTTACCCTTTTTCGTTTTCATGGAAGAAATGAGCAAGGTTGGCAAGCAAATGATCAGGATTGGCGAAAAAAAAGAACGTTGTATCGCTATTTTGAAGAAGAGTTACAGGAATTAGCAGCAGCCATCAAAAAAGTAGACGGGTCAACAAAATATGTTGGGGTGATCTTCAATAATAACTCTGGTGGAGATGCGGCTGAAAATGCCTTGGCATTACAAAAGATCTTAGGGATCGAACCAGATGAGCTGAATCCAAAACAAATCGATTTGTTTTGA
- a CDS encoding Cof-type HAD-IIB family hydrolase, whose translation MIKAVFFDIDGTLVNNQAKALASTKYAIDQLQKKGILCGVATGRSPVRIKEVIDELELDMFVVYNGQLVFDRDQTIVDHPFDKTVLADIVHFSDAHHRQIIFGGRDQLDGSTTMMLGQSIIIKKIVNHLPKKFPVRLLKKILQVFSPHRQRKRYETLAILNEPIYQCILLSQTSEQEKLIQRFPECSFQRSNPYTVDIIPKGGSKLLGIQQFATSKGMALSEIMAFGDHYNDVEMLKGVGIGVAMGNAPTGVKQQADFVTASNEADGIYKGLKHFGIVD comes from the coding sequence ATGATCAAAGCAGTTTTTTTTGATATCGATGGCACATTAGTCAACAACCAAGCAAAAGCGTTGGCTTCAACTAAATATGCGATTGATCAACTACAAAAAAAGGGCATATTATGCGGTGTTGCCACTGGGCGCAGCCCTGTAAGAATCAAAGAAGTGATCGATGAACTTGAACTAGACATGTTCGTCGTCTACAATGGTCAATTAGTCTTTGACCGTGATCAAACGATCGTCGACCATCCTTTTGATAAAACAGTATTAGCGGATATCGTTCACTTTTCAGATGCTCATCACCGACAAATCATTTTTGGTGGGCGAGATCAACTAGATGGTTCAACGACGATGATGCTAGGACAATCGATCATCATCAAAAAAATCGTCAATCACTTACCAAAAAAATTCCCTGTACGTCTGTTGAAAAAAATCTTACAAGTGTTCAGTCCACATCGTCAACGTAAACGGTATGAAACCTTAGCGATATTGAATGAACCGATTTATCAATGCATTTTATTGAGCCAAACATCTGAGCAAGAAAAACTCATCCAACGATTCCCAGAGTGTTCGTTCCAACGTTCTAATCCTTATACGGTCGATATTATTCCTAAAGGGGGATCCAAATTGTTAGGAATCCAACAGTTTGCGACAAGCAAAGGAATGGCATTGTCTGAAATCATGGCATTTGGCGATCATTACAATGATGTTGAAATGCTAAAAGGAGTAGGAATCGGTGTTGCAATGGGGAATGCGCCAACTGGTGTGAAGCAGCAAGCTGATTTTGTCACAGCATCAAATGAAGCGGATGGTATTTATAAAGGTTTGAAGCATTTCGGGATAGTTGATTGA
- a CDS encoding HAD family hydrolase: protein MEPETPYQKVEQFHRTFDPRIPERPTAFTKEHADDRAGFKIEELVEFVAAASDGDAKKLHDSVQYLHHALDQAEKKILKKQIWGEESLVEQVDALTDLLYFTYGSFSLLGVDPTRIFDIVHQANMGKLFPDGKPHYDPVTNKVLKPDNWQKDYAPEERIAKEIKEQMKKAEQVKFATENSSTGP, encoded by the coding sequence ATGGAGCCAGAAACACCTTATCAAAAAGTAGAACAATTCCATCGGACATTCGATCCAAGAATACCAGAGCGACCCACTGCATTTACTAAAGAACATGCGGATGATCGAGCAGGATTCAAAATCGAAGAGTTAGTTGAATTTGTGGCAGCAGCGAGTGACGGTGATGCGAAAAAATTGCATGATTCCGTCCAATACTTGCATCATGCACTTGATCAAGCAGAAAAAAAGATTCTTAAAAAACAGATTTGGGGAGAGGAAAGTCTCGTCGAGCAAGTAGATGCGCTGACCGATTTGCTTTATTTTACGTATGGCTCTTTTTCTTTGCTGGGCGTTGATCCTACGAGGATTTTTGATATTGTCCATCAAGCGAATATGGGTAAACTATTTCCAGATGGTAAACCTCACTACGATCCTGTTACAAACAAAGTATTGAAGCCAGACAATTGGCAAAAGGATTACGCGCCTGAAGAAAGGATCGCAAAGGAAATCAAGGAGCAAATGAAGAAGGCAGAGCAAGTAAAGTTTGCCACAGAAAATTCTTCAACGGGTCCTTGA